Proteins encoded by one window of Dioscorea cayenensis subsp. rotundata cultivar TDr96_F1 chromosome 20, TDr96_F1_v2_PseudoChromosome.rev07_lg8_w22 25.fasta, whole genome shotgun sequence:
- the LOC120251901 gene encoding ubiquitin-like-specific protease 1D, with translation MLLLDSLHQANPKRLEPDIRRFVLDICRTEARDENKAAISKIPLLIPNVPQQRNGVDCGIFVLYYIYLFVQNVPTNFALDGYPYFLKRDWFCQDDIENFRTEIQFFG, from the exons ATGTTACTATTAGATTCACTTCATCAAGCAAATCCAAAGAGGTTGGAGCCAGATATAAGAAG ATTTGTATTGGACATTTGTCGAACTGAGGCAAGAGATGAGAATAAAGCGGCTATATCCAAGATTCCTCTTCTTATTCCCAAT GTTCCGCAACAAAGAAATGGTGTGGATTGTGGCATCTTTGTTCTCTactacatatatttatttgtccAAAATGTCCCTACAAATTTTGCTTTAGATGGCTACCCATATTTT cTTAAGCGAGATTGGTTTTGTCAAGATGACATAGAAAACTTTCGGacagaaattcaattttttggAT GA